One region of Planctomycetota bacterium genomic DNA includes:
- a CDS encoding 4Fe-4S binding protein, with product MKYNLFTVGIIKNLAKTRWWLFILRLVFVLLFGLIVYAGLFGGTYRNIASVATGIIWLTLISIFAIIFGKVWCTVCPWNTIAGWFGAISGKKRLESSKPDIPPFLRKLWLPVTLLCVMVFLEYSIGISLNPRMTAYIGLAMVALAIIFVFLFNRKSFCRYACPVGIMSGLYALFAPFELRSINQDVCAKCPNKDCLNGNEKGVGCPVFEFPSTMDTNMHCTLCLECPKACPYDNITINARAPASDLKSAHTDNHSYNFLVILLLLFTLFHAFYTSALGIRVNEYMVTRFSFNQYHISALFVMAILAVTIMKSFSVSLFGFSSRIHAFIPVLIFTHLGLIIKQFSIHIKEMLYTLNDPFGWNWNLFGNTDWISSIMSGWKMQPGVWYCQIALMVIGVAYGIYLLMRRGRNVSAGLSVFSSLIYAALILWLSIPV from the coding sequence ATGAAATATAATTTATTTACTGTGGGCATTATAAAAAACCTGGCTAAAACCAGGTGGTGGCTGTTTATTCTCCGCCTCGTGTTCGTCCTCTTGTTCGGACTGATTGTCTACGCCGGCCTTTTCGGCGGGACATACCGCAATATCGCCTCCGTCGCCACCGGCATTATCTGGCTCACCTTAATAAGCATCTTCGCCATCATCTTCGGCAAGGTCTGGTGTACGGTGTGCCCGTGGAATACCATCGCCGGATGGTTCGGTGCGATAAGCGGCAAAAAGCGATTGGAAAGCAGTAAGCCGGATATCCCGCCATTCCTGCGGAAACTATGGCTGCCGGTTACCTTATTATGCGTCATGGTTTTCCTTGAATACAGCATCGGGATTTCCCTGAACCCGCGCATGACCGCTTATATTGGGCTGGCCATGGTTGCGCTGGCGATTATATTCGTCTTCCTATTTAACCGCAAATCTTTCTGCCGTTATGCCTGCCCGGTTGGAATAATGAGCGGATTGTACGCGCTCTTCGCGCCGTTTGAACTGCGCAGTATCAACCAGGATGTTTGCGCTAAATGCCCCAATAAGGATTGCCTGAACGGTAATGAGAAAGGCGTGGGCTGTCCGGTCTTCGAATTCCCTTCGACCATGGATACCAATATGCACTGCACGCTGTGCCTGGAGTGCCCGAAGGCCTGCCCTTATGATAATATCACCATCAATGCAAGAGCGCCTGCTTCTGACCTGAAAAGCGCTCATACAGATAATCACTCCTATAATTTTCTGGTGATACTCTTATTGCTTTTCACTTTATTCCACGCCTTTTATACGAGTGCGCTGGGGATACGGGTTAATGAATACATGGTAACCCGTTTCTCTTTTAACCAATATCATATCTCCGCTCTTTTCGTGATGGCTATCCTGGCCGTTACGATTATGAAATCATTCAGCGTATCGTTATTCGGCTTTTCTTCCCGCATACATGCATTCATTCCGGTCCTGATTTTCACCCATCTGGGACTGATTATCAAGCAGTTTTCCATCCATATAAAGGAAATGCTTTACACGCTGAATGACCCGTTCGGCTGGAACTGGAATCTCTTCGGCAATACGGATTGGATTTCCTCCATAATGAGCGGCTGGAAGATGCAGCCGGGAGTCTGGTATTGCCAGATAGCCCTGATGGTTATCGGGGTTGCCTACGGCATTTATCTTTTGATGCGCCGCGGGCGCAATGTGTCCGCTGGCTTAAGCGTATTTTCCTCCTTAATCTATGCGGCGCTTATTCTCTGGCTTTCTATCCCGGTGTGA
- a CDS encoding PQQ-binding-like beta-propeller repeat protein encodes MRKAVFIYIFIIIAAVNLSLSAETIEVVYRWQEVLNQVDSVVLDRFTKTMAPAEAYYYYIMYAWAKDDVSISKTPSRVNQAWIPEKILLDGKEITYEKYTNLIEFSPPEKYEIVYYQKTPEGLLKIGTKLAGSSAEFVSDIQMVTKVASQIGEKTELGLWHFGGLAVVVGSIINFNQKESEVPELPPVAILTAIPVTGTVSTAFYLDGSASYDLHETASALMVRWDYTNDGVWDTAYSKIKTSSYTYPGVGTYTVKMELADNQGFTASATADVNVIADGSALLNSPSPMFHHDLRHTGLSPYQGPITNTFKWAFSTGGDVESSPAIDAANNIYIASYDGNLYKITPSSSTVWAGPYVIGGLVHSSPAIAADGTIFIGAASGMLHAINPGGTQKWTYDTGSWLKSSPAIGADGTVYVGSINGNLYAINYDGSFKWSRQCGPWLETSPAIAADGTIYVGSADGRVYAVNPDSTIKWSYPTGSGIVSSPAIAADGTVYIGSLDNYLYALNADGTLKWRYQTNGAVYSSPAVDAGGNIYFGSDDDKLYCLDPTGAIVAGFPFVTGNNIRSSPTIDSTGAVYIGSDDGKLYSISPTGIANWDYNTGQPIRSTPALANSSAISPVVYVGANDDKLYAIGQAPPDPADISLTKKANKQQVTIGDIVTYQINITNKGPDPTDATRTTTVYDRIPFGFKYVRGSTLLNGVKQADPTGAATLAFDAGDFIVGESKILTYQLVVGSGVTFGKYENKAYAVYYYNVPPVTEGRSNTARESVTVIPDPIFDLGTIIGKVFEDANNNGVQDEGEKGIAKAKIIMEDGTIITTDKDGKYHVPGVMPGTHLLSLKVQGFNSSKVVRVTEGLLCKVNFPVNSKNSTNSTDSLDLVILGEGVAGYNNTSGNINPVKHNDMYNDGAYGQGRVAGYLKTTINGKYRITSSVDTDRIANRENERSLSRYIDPDKYYLTYGDTSKVSWDATNTQGPVYLLAEHLPSGSNLVVGNYQTGLNKTELLNYNRTLYGAKVYVNKTNNDQKTMTNATLFGAQAKQLSGHNEFKATGGTFYYLENRNVVRGSEQIRIEVRDKITNLTLSNTPLSQGDDYEIDYSNGRIVLTKPVASVESSNGLISTGLLNGNPAYIIIDYEYEPDRSHWTRGSYGGSASRQIPIPGEQFQVKLGGTYIREETLDENYELRGANTSLTLFTKNKLDIEYAESVSFAIPNSLSTDGGLSFSNIPNAVQPKGAAYSIKTTINEIDRLPISAYYKRLQPDFISSDTVNQQGTEKYGLSVSNSMLEGKLNLIARYDAQELLELDTENLATRFQVGAKRTETASLHGNYTPNNQWAFNGEYRHQEAHIPLNAIQGETNRDTDIVAARVERKFYGGVFRTYLGQQATLNGDSNYQTTLGAAASIVDPDTMDIVSTARVEATSGTDGNAQLVGVETKLNELWSLYTNYRQGLTRTEGRESLFTTGTAYKPDESTRVYTQQEYKKSEISEANSQRVGVDKQINVYWRWNGNFEKSRLQNYDTSETERYSASTAIGYYSKPLVITTRLEVRFDENTMVGDRNQYLTSNSFKWNMERNLYIDGRFNWAQTLNQATETTEALYREYGLGVGYRPVNWDRLNILAKYTRLTDDYPASQADLLNAIRITRQRLNIYSIELAYDVTKKLEVIEKYALKEGEEKVVNYPWMDSKTTLHLTRFNYKIFDKWTAGLEYRTLRQYLADDTKSGFLAEVLYKLADSFYIGGGYNFTDFSDDLTINNDYSLKGAFVRFVVAFSK; translated from the coding sequence ATGAGGAAAGCTGTTTTTATTTATATTTTTATAATAATAGCCGCAGTGAATCTTTCCTTGTCTGCCGAAACTATCGAGGTTGTTTACCGCTGGCAGGAGGTTTTAAACCAGGTAGATTCCGTGGTGCTCGACCGCTTTACCAAGACCATGGCTCCGGCTGAGGCATATTACTATTATATCATGTATGCCTGGGCAAAGGATGACGTTTCCATCAGCAAGACCCCGTCGCGGGTTAACCAGGCATGGATTCCGGAAAAGATTCTGCTGGACGGAAAGGAAATCACTTACGAGAAATACACGAACCTCATAGAATTCTCGCCGCCGGAGAAATACGAGATAGTCTATTACCAGAAAACGCCCGAAGGCCTTTTAAAGATTGGGACGAAGCTCGCGGGATCTTCGGCCGAGTTTGTTTCGGATATCCAGATGGTTACGAAGGTGGCATCGCAAATCGGGGAGAAGACGGAACTTGGTCTATGGCATTTTGGCGGATTGGCCGTGGTGGTCGGCAGTATCATCAACTTTAACCAGAAAGAAAGCGAGGTGCCCGAATTACCCCCAGTCGCCATCCTTACGGCCATCCCGGTTACCGGCACGGTTTCCACGGCGTTTTACCTTGACGGCTCGGCATCTTATGACCTCCACGAAACCGCCTCGGCTTTGATGGTGCGCTGGGATTACACCAACGATGGCGTCTGGGATACGGCATACAGCAAAATAAAAACCTCTTCCTATACGTATCCGGGAGTCGGGACATACACGGTAAAGATGGAGTTGGCGGATAACCAGGGCTTTACGGCATCAGCCACGGCGGACGTCAACGTGATTGCGGATGGCTCGGCGCTCTTGAATTCCCCCAGCCCGATGTTCCACCACGACCTTAGGCACACCGGCTTAAGCCCGTATCAGGGGCCGATAACCAATACGTTCAAATGGGCATTTTCTACAGGCGGAGATGTGGAATCGTCACCGGCAATAGACGCCGCCAATAATATTTACATTGCCTCTTACGACGGCAACCTTTACAAAATCACGCCATCGAGTTCCACTGTCTGGGCGGGTCCGTATGTAATCGGCGGGCTGGTTCATTCATCCCCGGCGATTGCCGCGGACGGCACCATTTTTATCGGCGCGGCATCCGGCATGCTCCACGCAATCAATCCGGGCGGGACGCAGAAATGGACTTATGATACGGGAAGCTGGCTGAAATCTTCTCCGGCAATCGGCGCGGACGGGACGGTTTACGTCGGCTCGATTAACGGCAATCTTTACGCGATTAATTACGACGGTAGTTTCAAATGGTCGCGCCAGTGTGGGCCGTGGCTGGAGACATCGCCGGCGATAGCGGCGGACGGGACGATTTATGTCGGCTCGGCAGACGGCAGGGTTTACGCCGTGAATCCGGATAGCACCATCAAGTGGTCTTACCCGACCGGTAGCGGCATCGTTTCATCTCCGGCGATAGCGGCGGACGGAACGGTTTACATCGGCTCTTTGGATAATTATTTGTACGCGTTAAATGCGGACGGGACATTGAAGTGGCGCTACCAGACCAACGGGGCGGTTTATTCATCACCAGCCGTCGATGCCGGAGGCAATATCTATTTCGGGTCGGATGACGACAAGCTTTATTGCCTGGATCCTACCGGTGCAATCGTTGCCGGATTCCCTTTTGTTACCGGAAATAATATCCGTTCATCGCCGACCATTGATTCAACCGGCGCGGTTTATATCGGTTCGGATGACGGTAAATTATATTCTATCTCGCCGACAGGGATCGCCAACTGGGATTATAATACGGGACAGCCAATCCGTTCCACTCCGGCGCTGGCAAACAGCTCTGCAATAAGCCCGGTAGTTTATGTCGGCGCCAATGACGACAAGCTTTACGCCATCGGACAAGCGCCGCCCGACCCGGCGGATATTTCCCTTACCAAGAAAGCTAATAAGCAGCAAGTAACAATCGGCGATATCGTAACGTATCAAATCAATATTACCAACAAAGGCCCTGACCCGACCGATGCCACGAGGACGACGACCGTTTACGACCGGATTCCTTTTGGCTTTAAATATGTCCGGGGTTCGACGTTGCTGAACGGGGTTAAGCAGGCCGACCCGACCGGTGCGGCAACGCTTGCCTTTGACGCGGGTGATTTTATTGTCGGCGAGAGTAAGATTTTAACTTATCAATTAGTCGTGGGAAGCGGAGTCACTTTCGGCAAGTATGAAAACAAGGCGTATGCGGTATATTATTACAATGTCCCGCCGGTCACCGAGGGGCGTTCCAATACCGCGCGCGAATCGGTCACGGTCATTCCCGACCCGATATTCGATTTGGGGACGATTATCGGAAAGGTCTTTGAGGATGCCAACAACAACGGCGTCCAGGATGAAGGCGAAAAGGGTATAGCCAAGGCGAAAATTATAATGGAAGACGGGACAATCATCACCACGGATAAGGACGGGAAATACCACGTGCCGGGGGTGATGCCGGGAACGCACCTCTTAAGTTTAAAAGTTCAAGGGTTTAATAGTTCAAAAGTAGTGAGAGTTACGGAAGGGTTATTGTGCAAAGTGAACTTCCCTGTCAACTCCAAGAATTCTACAAACTCTACGGACTCCTTAGACTTGGTCATCTTAGGAGAAGGCGTTGCCGGCTACAATAATACGAGCGGCAATATTAATCCGGTAAAGCATAATGATATGTATAATGACGGCGCTTACGGCCAGGGCCGGGTTGCCGGTTATTTAAAGACGACCATTAACGGGAAGTACCGCATTACTTCATCCGTTGATACAGATAGAATCGCAAACCGTGAGAATGAACGTAGTTTGTCCCGTTATATCGACCCGGATAAATATTATCTCACTTACGGCGATACGTCCAAAGTATCTTGGGATGCGACCAATACGCAAGGGCCGGTTTATCTTCTGGCAGAGCACCTGCCCAGCGGCAGTAACCTGGTGGTCGGGAATTACCAGACGGGATTGAATAAAACGGAGTTGCTTAATTATAATCGGACTCTTTATGGGGCAAAGGTATATGTTAATAAAACGAACAATGACCAAAAGACGATGACCAATGCAACGCTGTTCGGCGCGCAGGCTAAACAGTTAAGCGGCCATAACGAATTCAAGGCGACCGGCGGGACATTTTATTACCTGGAAAACCGGAATGTCGTCCGGGGCTCGGAACAAATCCGCATTGAAGTGCGCGATAAAATCACCAACCTGACTTTATCCAATACGCCATTGTCGCAGGGCGATGATTACGAGATAGATTATTCCAACGGCCGGATAGTCCTGACCAAACCGGTTGCCTCGGTTGAATCTTCCAACGGCCTTATCTCAACAGGGCTCTTAAACGGGAATCCGGCTTACATTATAATAGACTATGAATACGAGCCGGACCGGAGCCACTGGACTAGGGGCAGTTATGGCGGTTCAGCCAGCCGGCAAATCCCGATACCCGGCGAACAGTTCCAGGTGAAATTAGGAGGGACTTATATCAGGGAAGAGACGCTCGATGAGAATTATGAATTAAGGGGCGCGAATACGTCCTTGACCCTATTCACCAAGAACAAGCTGGATATCGAATACGCGGAATCGGTTTCCTTCGCGATTCCCAATTCGCTGTCAACGGACGGCGGATTAAGTTTCAGTAACATCCCGAACGCCGTGCAACCGAAAGGAGCGGCTTACAGCATCAAGACAACGATTAACGAGATTGACCGCCTGCCGATAAGCGCGTATTACAAGCGCCTCCAGCCTGATTTCATAAGCTCAGATACCGTTAACCAGCAAGGGACGGAGAAATACGGCTTGTCGGTTTCCAATTCCATGCTGGAAGGAAAACTCAATCTCATCGCCAGATACGACGCGCAGGAATTATTGGAGCTTGATACGGAAAACCTTGCCACCAGATTCCAGGTCGGAGCCAAGCGGACGGAAACCGCTTCTTTACACGGCAACTACACGCCCAATAACCAATGGGCGTTTAACGGCGAATACCGCCACCAAGAAGCGCATATTCCGCTTAACGCCATCCAAGGGGAAACCAACCGCGATACGGATATAGTTGCCGCGAGGGTGGAGCGCAAGTTCTACGGCGGGGTTTTCAGGACGTATCTCGGCCAGCAGGCAACCCTGAACGGAGACTCGAATTACCAGACGACTTTAGGCGCGGCGGCAAGCATCGTTGACCCGGACACCATGGATATCGTTTCTACCGCCAGAGTGGAAGCGACCAGCGGGACGGACGGAAATGCGCAACTCGTTGGGGTGGAAACGAAACTTAACGAGCTATGGAGCCTTTATACGAATTACCGCCAGGGATTGACCAGAACCGAAGGCAGGGAATCCCTATTCACCACGGGCACTGCCTATAAGCCGGATGAATCCACACGGGTGTACACCCAGCAGGAATATAAAAAGTCCGAGATAAGCGAGGCTAATTCCCAGCGCGTCGGGGTGGATAAGCAAATAAATGTCTACTGGCGCTGGAACGGCAATTTCGAAAAGAGCCGGTTGCAGAATTATGATACCAGCGAAACCGAGCGTTACAGCGCTTCCACGGCGATTGGCTATTATTCCAAGCCGTTAGTTATAACCACGCGGCTGGAAGTAAGATTCGATGAGAATACCATGGTCGGAGACAGGAACCAGTATCTTACATCTAATTCGTTCAAGTGGAACATGGAGCGCAATCTTTATATTGACGGGCGTTTCAACTGGGCGCAGACCTTAAACCAGGCAACCGAAACGACCGAGGCTTTATACCGCGAATACGGGCTTGGCGTCGGCTACCGTCCGGTAAACTGGGACAGGCTGAACATCCTTGCCAAATACACGCGCCTGACCGACGATTACCCGGCAAGCCAGGCCGATTTGCTTAACGCGATAAGAATCACCCGCCAGCGCCTTAATATTTATTCGATTGAATTGGCGTATGACGTCACCAAGAAACTTGAGGTAATCGAAAAATACGCGTTGAAAGAGGGCGAGGAAAAGGTTGTCAATTATCCGTGGATGGATAGCAAGACCACCTTGCACCTGACGCGCTTCAATTATAAGATATTTGATAAGTGGACGGCCGGCTTGGAATACCGCACCTTGAGGCAATATCTGGCGGATGACACGAAAAGCGGATTCCTTGCCGAAGTCCTTTATAAGCTTGCCGACAGCTTTTATATCGGCGGCGGCTATAACTTTACCGATTTCTCCGATGACCTGACCATTAATAACGACTACTCGCTTAAGGGGGCGTTTGTTAGGTTTGTTGTGGCATTTAGCAAGTAA
- a CDS encoding winged helix-turn-helix domain-containing protein, translating into MMLPQIGETAGQVWYALGKNGKTPASKLGKMLNLSPEHVHLAIGWLARENKIHLSFDGKTANAELTDSEKKAYAHHCKK; encoded by the coding sequence ATTATGCTGCCACAAATAGGCGAGACTGCCGGACAGGTCTGGTATGCACTGGGCAAAAACGGGAAGACACCTGCAAGCAAACTGGGGAAAATGCTCAATCTTTCCCCCGAACATGTGCACCTGGCAATAGGCTGGCTGGCACGGGAAAACAAAATTCATCTTTCCTTTGACGGCAAAACAGCCAATGCCGAACTGACGGACAGCGAAAAGAAGGCCTACGCGCACCACTGCAAGAAATAA
- a CDS encoding terpene cyclase/mutase family protein: MIKNKTAFAFFIIALFGLAGFIFAQGKPPGKKDEQARPKIDQQKVDGAIRKGVAFLVKNTNITFDLTDYKKVTRKFRPEELILYTIVHAGAEEADIDKLLEKVLSNELDFTYHVALRAMTLEAIDMVKYQDEIKNCAQFLIDNQCANGQWSYGEKTVLEKPPEKDSKAQVTGTPDDSKKKPAPKKKGKDGDYADSVKKVAIKQKRKGPPAGDNSNSQYAALGLRACMQSGIIIPDDILKKALQWWRSSQTTDGGWHYAADGSAGQSAYGAMTAGGLGCLCIYDFYLKESKDKDKCIPKAVDWLAKNFTVTEHAKYLDTKKHHYYYLYALERAGILANTELFGNNEWYATGAEYLLKEQGENGSWMSNPIDTCFAVLFLRRATKPLKAVITK; the protein is encoded by the coding sequence ATGATAAAAAACAAAACAGCATTTGCTTTTTTCATTATTGCATTGTTTGGATTAGCCGGTTTCATATTCGCTCAGGGTAAGCCTCCCGGAAAGAAAGACGAGCAGGCACGCCCAAAGATTGACCAGCAAAAAGTCGATGGTGCCATCAGGAAAGGCGTGGCTTTCCTGGTTAAAAACACCAATATTACTTTTGATCTTACTGATTACAAAAAAGTGACGCGCAAATTCCGTCCCGAAGAATTGATTCTTTATACTATCGTGCATGCTGGCGCCGAAGAGGCGGATATCGACAAGCTCCTGGAAAAAGTCCTGTCAAACGAGCTCGATTTCACCTATCATGTCGCGTTACGGGCCATGACATTAGAGGCAATTGATATGGTGAAATACCAGGATGAAATCAAGAACTGCGCCCAATTCCTTATTGATAACCAATGTGCTAACGGGCAATGGAGCTATGGGGAAAAAACGGTTTTGGAGAAGCCGCCCGAAAAAGACTCGAAAGCGCAAGTTACCGGCACGCCGGATGATTCGAAAAAAAAGCCGGCGCCTAAAAAGAAAGGCAAAGACGGCGATTATGCCGATAGTGTAAAGAAAGTTGCCATCAAACAAAAACGCAAAGGGCCTCCGGCCGGCGATAATTCCAATTCACAGTATGCGGCATTGGGTTTAAGGGCCTGCATGCAATCCGGCATTATCATACCGGACGATATCCTTAAAAAAGCCCTGCAATGGTGGCGCTCTTCCCAGACGACTGACGGCGGCTGGCATTATGCGGCCGATGGTTCAGCCGGCCAATCCGCTTACGGCGCCATGACGGCGGGAGGATTAGGTTGCCTTTGTATCTATGATTTTTACCTTAAGGAAAGCAAGGATAAAGACAAATGCATCCCGAAAGCCGTTGACTGGCTGGCTAAAAACTTCACGGTTACTGAGCACGCCAAATATCTGGATACTAAAAAGCACCATTATTATTACCTTTATGCGCTTGAGCGAGCCGGCATACTGGCTAACACAGAATTATTCGGTAATAACGAATGGTATGCAACAGGCGCGGAATATCTCCTTAAAGAACAGGGGGAAAACGGCAGTTGGATGTCTAACCCGATTGATACCTGTTTTGCCGTATTGTTCTTAAGGCGCGCCACCAAACCGCTTAAGGCGGTTATCACTAAATAA
- a CDS encoding prepilin-type N-terminal cleavage/methylation domain-containing protein, translating into MQNKRLHHGKNTGFTLIELLVVIAIITVLATYLMVNFLGFNCSARQAASKAAISAMSESLELFYADYGGYPKQAASNFSSSVLVEALKGDLTADPPKKQYYPFKRGETGQGGEWVNKLGFPYYYRNNNAENYSSKKPPPPDVRNISTFDIWSQDCKTPEGMTDPMQIAGKTIICNWE; encoded by the coding sequence ATGCAAAATAAAAGATTACATCATGGGAAAAACACGGGCTTCACGCTGATAGAACTCCTGGTCGTCATCGCCATCATTACGGTATTAGCCACGTATCTCATGGTAAACTTCCTGGGGTTTAACTGTTCGGCCAGGCAGGCGGCATCCAAGGCGGCCATCAGCGCCATGTCCGAATCCTTAGAATTATTCTACGCGGACTACGGCGGCTATCCCAAACAGGCCGCGTCAAACTTTTCGTCATCGGTCCTGGTCGAGGCTTTGAAAGGCGACCTGACCGCCGACCCGCCCAAAAAGCAATACTATCCCTTCAAAAGGGGGGAAACCGGACAGGGCGGCGAATGGGTCAACAAACTGGGATTCCCCTATTATTACCGCAATAATAACGCAGAAAATTATTCCAGCAAAAAACCACCCCCGCCCGACGTGCGGAATATAAGCACCTTTGATATCTGGAGCCAGGATTGCAAGACCCCTGAAGGCATGACTGACCCCATGCAAATAGCCGGTAAGACGATTATTTGCAATTGGGAATAA